One genomic region from Metallosphaera tengchongensis encodes:
- a CDS encoding carbon-nitrogen hydrolase family protein, with amino-acid sequence MKIGIVQPTSKDSAIRNAEKALQGGSQVVLLPEKWVKSIDELPLTDLQRLAVRYTAFIIPGAVEDEVSVISPVISPRGQILGLAKKIHLFGREKGRLLPGTSATYFSANGVKIGVVICYDLDFPEVARSLLLKGVEIILVPSKIRRDGMDRWRDYVRMRSLENRIAVVNANAVEIPNFAGGSIAVVPYKRGDIVDLKVVAEMGEEDGYTIADIDPISYLQIRLERMKEIVQFSVEELDSKN; translated from the coding sequence TTGAAAATAGGAATAGTTCAGCCTACTAGCAAGGATTCGGCAATTAGGAACGCTGAGAAGGCACTTCAGGGAGGCTCTCAGGTTGTCCTCTTACCTGAAAAATGGGTAAAATCCATCGATGAGCTACCACTTACTGACCTACAGAGGCTTGCAGTCAGGTACACCGCCTTCATTATACCTGGGGCTGTTGAGGACGAGGTTTCCGTAATCTCTCCCGTTATTTCCCCCAGGGGCCAAATCTTAGGTCTGGCGAAAAAAATACACCTTTTCGGGAGGGAAAAGGGCAGGCTTCTCCCAGGGACCAGCGCTACGTACTTTTCCGCAAATGGGGTCAAGATAGGGGTGGTCATCTGTTACGACTTGGACTTTCCTGAAGTGGCGAGGTCACTTTTGCTCAAGGGGGTGGAAATAATTTTAGTCCCTTCCAAGATAAGGAGGGATGGTATGGACAGGTGGAGGGATTACGTCAGGATGAGGTCTCTTGAGAACAGGATAGCTGTAGTTAACGCCAACGCCGTCGAAATACCTAACTTTGCAGGAGGTAGCATAGCTGTAGTCCCCTACAAGAGAGGAGACATAGTGGATCTTAAGGTAGTGGCTGAGATGGGTGAGGAAGATGGCTACACCATAGCTGATATAGACCCAATATCCTATCTCCAAATAAGGTTGGAAAGGATGAAGGAGATTGTCCAGTTTTCGGTGGAAGAACTAGACTCAAAAAATTAA
- a CDS encoding CBS domain-containing protein has protein sequence MSATELMISPSLVAKSDDKLKDILNKMKEVNQWVVPVVYNKRLVGILSFKELIKRRVNLETRVANVTSPVISLSKNDDFAKVVVKFYSTKARAIPVTDNSRNLVGMITREQVLSYLISNGHLDSGTARGYMSSPPVILGPEDSIAKARWTMVRDNITRIPILSDKKLVGIVTTRDIVNALYTPLSERKRASILSEEERIMASPVKDIMVTNVITVNGKDGLRTVAEKLLKNKISGAPVMEGEVVVGVISGVDLIRSLESKFHLSMPIEAKLTTGLRNKELKAQLDGVLERYLSKLEKFVDVDNFKVSFKEEASSQGRPLYKVSVNVATKIGNFIANESDRDPVAAVKRAVDTLEQRLIKKLKRIQEKKGDKEEVI, from the coding sequence ATGAGCGCCACAGAACTCATGATTTCACCCTCTCTGGTGGCTAAATCGGATGATAAGTTGAAAGACATTCTAAACAAGATGAAGGAGGTGAACCAGTGGGTAGTCCCTGTAGTTTACAATAAGAGACTCGTCGGTATCCTAAGCTTCAAGGAGTTGATAAAGAGACGGGTCAACCTGGAGACAAGGGTGGCCAACGTGACCTCACCGGTGATCTCCCTATCCAAAAACGACGATTTCGCGAAGGTAGTTGTTAAGTTCTATTCCACTAAGGCTCGCGCCATACCAGTGACTGATAACTCCAGGAACTTGGTTGGGATGATTACCAGGGAGCAGGTACTATCTTACTTGATAAGCAACGGTCACTTGGACTCTGGGACCGCGAGGGGTTACATGTCCTCTCCTCCTGTGATCCTTGGACCGGAGGACTCGATCGCCAAGGCGAGGTGGACCATGGTCAGGGATAACATTACAAGGATACCTATACTTTCTGATAAGAAGCTTGTGGGGATTGTGACTACGAGGGACATAGTCAACGCTTTGTATACCCCCCTAAGTGAGAGGAAGAGGGCATCCATACTGTCAGAGGAGGAGAGGATAATGGCTAGCCCCGTAAAGGATATAATGGTCACTAACGTCATAACGGTGAACGGTAAAGACGGTCTGAGGACTGTAGCTGAGAAGTTGTTGAAGAATAAGATATCTGGAGCCCCCGTGATGGAGGGGGAGGTAGTCGTGGGAGTAATTAGCGGGGTGGACTTAATTAGATCCTTGGAGTCCAAGTTCCACCTATCCATGCCAATCGAGGCTAAGCTCACCACAGGTCTGAGGAATAAGGAACTTAAGGCGCAGCTGGACGGTGTCTTGGAGAGGTACCTCTCTAAGCTGGAGAAGTTCGTAGACGTTGACAACTTTAAGGTCTCGTTCAAGGAAGAGGCTTCCAGTCAAGGGAGACCTCTCTACAAGGTATCGGTAAACGTCGCGACCAAGATAGGGAACTTCATCGCCAACGAGAGCGATAGGGATCCTGTTGCAGCAGTGAAGAGGGCTGTGGATACGTTAGAGCAAAGGCTGATCAAAAAGTTAAAGAGAATCCAGGAGAAGAAGGGTGATAAGGAAGAGGTAATTTGA
- a CDS encoding acetoin utilization protein AcuC — MHRTAFVWDDKYLNYSFPGDHPFKSIRESRAKKYMEERGFFHVVEMVKPDEPDESLLLSVHSADYVDFVKSMSVLGEGLLDYGDTPAFKGVYESALIRVMGSVTGVRLLSRGFDHAVNVGGGLHHAQRRSASGFCVFNDVAIAALEGKKYFNKVAIVDVDGHHGDGTQALLYDDPDVLKISLHMYHRGFFPGSGDVNETGEGEGKGYTVNVPLPPGTGDDAYLYTFENVVLPLLQRFRPNLIIIQEGGDSHFDDPLVELKLSTRGYLSLIRKLHEFSHSQGNGKILLLGGGGYNYDATARTWVVSVAELAGIEEQEVESLHDCCLTSSSPFVMERVKEVVKRVKEVHGIP, encoded by the coding sequence ATGCACAGAACAGCGTTCGTTTGGGATGATAAGTATCTAAACTACTCCTTCCCTGGGGATCATCCCTTCAAGTCGATCAGGGAGAGCAGGGCTAAGAAGTATATGGAGGAGAGGGGGTTCTTCCACGTAGTGGAGATGGTGAAACCGGATGAGCCCGATGAGAGTTTACTTCTCTCTGTCCACTCTGCGGATTACGTTGATTTCGTGAAGTCTATGAGCGTATTGGGGGAAGGCCTACTGGACTACGGGGATACACCCGCCTTTAAAGGGGTGTATGAAAGCGCCCTGATCAGGGTAATGGGGAGCGTGACGGGCGTGAGACTGTTGAGCAGAGGGTTCGATCATGCCGTTAACGTTGGAGGGGGTCTACATCACGCCCAAAGGAGGTCAGCCTCTGGTTTCTGTGTGTTTAATGACGTCGCAATAGCCGCCCTGGAAGGTAAGAAGTATTTCAACAAGGTCGCCATTGTGGATGTGGACGGACACCACGGGGATGGTACGCAGGCTTTACTATATGACGATCCAGATGTACTCAAAATATCTCTCCATATGTACCACAGGGGGTTCTTCCCGGGGTCGGGGGACGTTAACGAAACAGGGGAAGGTGAAGGGAAAGGGTACACCGTCAACGTGCCTCTTCCCCCTGGCACTGGGGACGACGCCTACCTGTATACTTTCGAAAACGTCGTGTTACCCCTGCTGCAGAGATTTAGGCCTAATCTCATTATAATTCAGGAAGGAGGGGACTCCCACTTTGACGACCCCCTCGTAGAGCTCAAGCTTAGTACCAGGGGATATCTCTCACTGATAAGGAAACTTCATGAGTTTTCCCACAGCCAGGGAAACGGGAAGATCCTCCTGTTAGGGGGAGGAGGATATAACTACGATGCTACGGCCAGAACGTGGGTCGTGTCTGTGGCTGAACTGGCAGGGATTGAGGAGCAAGAGGTGGAATCCCTTCACGACTGCTGCCTGACTAGCTCATCCCCCTTCGTTATGGAGAGGGTGAAGGAAGTAGTTAAGAGAGTGAAGGAAGTACACGGTATCCCTTGA
- the purT gene encoding formate-dependent phosphoribosylglycinamide formyltransferase: MEIGTPLVGNSKKILLLGSGELGKEMVIEAQRMGVETVAVDRYDMAPAMQVAHRKYVVDMLNGNAIRAIIRRESPDAVIAEIEAIDTDALVDLEDQGFRIIPNANAVRTCMNRVSLRRLAAEKVGVPTTMYSFASTPEEARKACKEVGFPCLLKPEMSSSGHGHVLVRSEGEVEKAFYESVSHARGKGRTVIVEEYVKVDTELTVLTYRHMGGASVETVTLEPIEHQRPSYYYVESWQPSSVDEEVKTRAREYAVRVVNELGGLGIFGVEIIVSGNRVLFSEVSPRPHDTGLVTLASQDISEFQIHVRAALGLPIPQVRVLTPASSHVILAEHEVWAPSFLNVDKALSIPGVQVRLFGKPSSYEKRRMGVVIANGTTVDEAREKARKASSLILMK; encoded by the coding sequence ATGGAAATCGGCACACCCCTTGTAGGAAACTCCAAGAAGATACTTCTCCTAGGTAGCGGAGAGTTGGGCAAGGAGATGGTCATTGAGGCCCAGAGAATGGGAGTAGAAACTGTGGCTGTGGACAGGTACGATATGGCCCCTGCCATGCAGGTTGCACACAGAAAGTACGTGGTAGATATGTTGAACGGTAACGCCATAAGGGCCATCATAAGGAGGGAGAGCCCAGATGCGGTCATTGCCGAGATAGAGGCAATAGACACCGACGCACTCGTGGACCTGGAGGATCAAGGTTTCAGAATTATTCCTAACGCCAATGCGGTTAGGACGTGTATGAACAGGGTATCTTTGAGAAGGCTGGCAGCTGAGAAAGTTGGAGTCCCCACGACCATGTACAGCTTCGCCAGCACGCCCGAAGAAGCTCGAAAGGCTTGTAAAGAGGTAGGTTTTCCTTGTCTCCTTAAGCCAGAGATGAGCTCCAGCGGGCACGGTCACGTGTTGGTGAGGTCAGAGGGTGAAGTTGAGAAGGCGTTTTATGAGTCGGTCTCCCACGCTAGAGGTAAAGGTAGGACAGTGATAGTGGAGGAGTACGTTAAGGTTGACACCGAGCTTACGGTTCTGACTTACAGACATATGGGTGGAGCCTCGGTGGAGACAGTAACCCTAGAGCCAATAGAGCATCAAAGACCTAGTTACTATTACGTGGAGTCGTGGCAACCCTCTTCTGTTGACGAAGAGGTCAAGACGAGGGCAAGGGAGTACGCCGTGAGGGTAGTCAATGAGTTGGGGGGACTCGGTATTTTCGGAGTTGAGATAATAGTTTCGGGAAACAGGGTTCTGTTTAGCGAGGTCTCGCCCAGGCCCCACGATACGGGGCTAGTTACGTTAGCTAGCCAGGATATTAGTGAGTTCCAGATACACGTGAGGGCAGCTTTGGGCCTTCCTATTCCTCAGGTGAGAGTCCTAACTCCTGCATCTTCCCACGTTATACTAGCGGAGCACGAAGTCTGGGCCCCGTCATTCCTGAACGTAGACAAGGCCCTGTCCATTCCAGGCGTTCAAGTGAGGCTGTTTGGGAAGCCTTCAAGCTATGAGAAGAGGAGAATGGGAGTTGTGATTGCAAACGGTACCACAGTGGACGAGGCCAGGGAGAAGGCAAGGAAGGCGTCCTCCTTGATCTTAATGAAATGA
- a CDS encoding phosphatidate cytidylyltransferase yields the protein MILSIKDLLVGVIYVVWVAVVTLKISKVVAKRTNNYVARKFIHMAGGGVVACTAPFLLSSPLVVIVASYLMMAYLLARHYSKPLSWFQESDNLGEVYFSFSFGTILLISWILNHNFWELGNRYLYVALLPLLFMSFGDGITGIVRNYVYGRRFKGFWGSVGMLAFSVPLGFLLLSIPGSLSAVIATAVEILPFIDDNLSVSFISFFFLYAAVRFG from the coding sequence ATGATCCTTTCTATCAAGGACTTACTCGTCGGGGTCATCTATGTAGTCTGGGTGGCAGTGGTCACTTTGAAGATTTCAAAGGTAGTCGCGAAAAGGACCAACAACTACGTAGCTAGAAAGTTCATACACATGGCTGGAGGGGGAGTTGTAGCTTGCACTGCACCGTTCCTTCTCTCCTCCCCCCTGGTTGTAATTGTAGCGTCCTACTTAATGATGGCTTATCTCCTGGCGAGGCATTACAGTAAACCTTTGTCTTGGTTCCAGGAGTCCGACAACCTTGGAGAAGTGTATTTTTCATTCTCCTTCGGTACGATACTCCTCATCTCCTGGATACTTAACCATAATTTCTGGGAACTCGGGAACAGATACCTTTACGTAGCTTTACTCCCTCTCCTCTTCATGTCATTTGGAGACGGAATCACTGGGATAGTGAGGAATTACGTCTATGGGAGGAGATTCAAGGGCTTCTGGGGCTCAGTGGGTATGCTAGCCTTCTCAGTACCCTTGGGGTTCCTACTTCTCTCGATACCTGGCTCCCTCTCAGCTGTGATAGCTACTGCCGTGGAGATCCTACCTTTCATTGACGATAATTTGAGCGTGTCCTTCATCTCCTTCTTCTTCCTGTATGCCGCCGTAAGATTCGGGTGA
- a CDS encoding FAD-dependent oxidoreductase: protein MKFAIVGRGILGSSLYFMLTKAGHEVKVIESRKRRVFPSLIHSLLLKGKDVQLAMESLKFYREFNVPMREFPSLTIGKVSMDVITQWQEVGVQIREEYVGWISSDAIVALGGDRLVYVSKLIYAVPYIEGSAEIDLSKGVVSVGGKQVKADKIIVTAGPWNPCLVGVKSKSYYCWATLIYSKIRELGSHFVYDYEKGFYSRPVIGLATGMAIVGDGKAVESPPGNRVSLDKEEVMAKVRDRVGHFVPLYTAGEFCEGTPDMKPSYGKIGENVYYAGGLDGYGAEVGPGLAKLLLDLIMKGEVEREYYAERFSEVGDFTIGREPHEI, encoded by the coding sequence TTGAAGTTCGCAATAGTGGGAAGGGGTATCCTAGGGAGTTCGTTATACTTTATGCTCACCAAAGCTGGGCACGAGGTTAAGGTCATAGAGTCAAGGAAGAGAAGGGTTTTCCCCAGCTTGATTCACTCCCTTCTCCTCAAGGGAAAGGACGTTCAACTGGCCATGGAGAGCCTGAAGTTCTACAGGGAGTTCAACGTCCCCATGAGAGAGTTCCCTTCATTGACCATTGGAAAGGTGAGTATGGATGTTATAACCCAATGGCAAGAGGTAGGCGTCCAGATAAGGGAGGAGTACGTGGGTTGGATCTCATCTGACGCAATAGTTGCTCTAGGGGGGGACAGGTTAGTTTACGTGTCCAAGCTGATCTACGCCGTCCCCTATATCGAGGGGAGCGCTGAGATCGATCTAAGTAAGGGGGTCGTATCGGTTGGGGGGAAACAGGTGAAGGCTGACAAGATAATTGTCACAGCTGGACCTTGGAACCCGTGTTTAGTTGGGGTTAAGAGTAAGAGCTACTACTGTTGGGCTACGTTGATATACAGTAAGATAAGGGAACTGGGAAGTCACTTCGTTTACGATTACGAGAAGGGATTTTACTCTAGACCGGTAATAGGGTTAGCAACTGGGATGGCCATAGTTGGAGACGGGAAGGCAGTGGAATCCCCTCCTGGGAACAGGGTGAGCCTAGACAAGGAAGAGGTCATGGCCAAGGTGAGGGATAGAGTTGGACATTTCGTCCCTCTATATACCGCAGGAGAGTTCTGTGAGGGAACTCCGGATATGAAACCGTCCTATGGAAAGATAGGAGAGAACGTTTATTACGCTGGGGGACTGGACGGATATGGAGCTGAAGTAGGACCAGGATTAGCTAAGCTTTTGCTAGACTTAATAATGAAGGGAGAAGTTGAGAGGGAGTACTACGCAGAGAGATTCTCTGAAGTCGGGGACTTTACGATAGGGCGAGAACCCCACGAGATATAG
- a CDS encoding MogA/MoaB family molybdenum cofactor biosynthesis protein codes for MSHSHQSHREMAPKKLGFYVITVSTSRYQKFEKREPVVDESGDRIKEAVIKNGHELVGYSLVPDDKLMILKAVVDAVLMEKVDVIVTTGGTGYTQSDVTVETVRGVLDREIEGFGDVFRSLSLREPAVEAAAYLSKASAGIIKGKVVYMLPGSPDAVKLGMEKLVIPEAPHLVFLARSK; via the coding sequence ATGAGTCACTCTCATCAGAGCCACAGGGAAATGGCCCCGAAGAAGCTAGGCTTTTACGTGATAACCGTGAGCACCTCAAGGTACCAGAAGTTTGAGAAGAGGGAACCAGTGGTTGATGAGTCTGGGGACAGGATTAAGGAGGCTGTCATAAAAAACGGACATGAACTAGTAGGGTACTCCTTAGTGCCCGATGATAAGCTGATGATATTGAAGGCTGTGGTAGACGCTGTGCTTATGGAAAAGGTGGATGTAATAGTGACCACTGGAGGTACTGGTTACACCCAGTCTGACGTCACAGTGGAAACTGTTAGGGGCGTTCTGGACAGGGAGATAGAGGGCTTCGGAGACGTATTTAGATCCCTAAGTTTAAGGGAGCCTGCGGTCGAGGCTGCAGCGTATTTAAGCAAGGCGAGCGCTGGGATAATCAAGGGGAAAGTGGTATACATGCTCCCAGGGTCCCCAGACGCTGTGAAGCTTGGTATGGAAAAGCTAGTGATTCCAGAAGCCCCTCACCTAGTGTTTCTGGCACGTTCAAAATGA
- a CDS encoding 4Fe-4S dicluster domain-containing protein: MAGIIYSAISRTRRGETPKQVIRVFKTEDAMTDGKPRYEYFRGESGETVLDLTDLRGVEDLGDRIRVKAGTPWSDLVNFSLEVFGPLEASVGGSVYYEDGFFGFNEFGSLRRRVEVEAVAEGKVYVGQYRGGTITSVTIRKDLRPLVYKKLERSLSFLLNRVKYWYSTGLPAFRDVTIIKRGDSSALYVSYPQAREELLKDKLDDMVPDRPYFFETGNYRYKYFGYINTQELSDTLFSGADQVIIFLRKDVSKFIVSSNLPLNLPQQYLLPYSDDNSPDLFSGCILCGKCVYVCPHVDQRGDKDYSPLGFFIAKAQGMESQFATCNFCGKCEEVCPAKLEIVKDLKVSSRPKDKTSSVSVSLPSKKALVITPISDGLLEQALTAIRYFLSKDVRLGIITVDTTLEKLVKGEEIKVPEGVEEIYTLTPEERVYLLRAKPRNVVDVIFLFDALPKEVKERLNSLTVHKTCMYRGDVKGDESCSFAFMEMVNGEPSRDSKVTSSKVSLCPLASKKLKILSYLDLLEVEKGSDLTQIQSELVNLLSKNQDVIQDLSWYEGIDEGILDSFMNELIGSYLKGKNPADLVYIYVKMNELEPIKGSKVKEILEKKIREVWTT; the protein is encoded by the coding sequence GTGGCAGGCATCATCTATTCGGCCATATCGCGGACCAGGAGGGGAGAGACGCCAAAGCAAGTCATTAGAGTCTTCAAAACGGAGGACGCAATGACCGACGGAAAGCCGAGGTACGAGTACTTTAGGGGAGAGAGCGGGGAGACCGTACTAGACCTAACTGACCTCAGGGGAGTAGAGGACCTGGGGGACAGGATTAGGGTGAAAGCTGGGACCCCTTGGTCTGACCTAGTCAACTTTAGTTTAGAGGTGTTTGGTCCCCTTGAGGCTAGCGTAGGTGGTTCAGTCTACTACGAGGACGGTTTCTTCGGCTTTAACGAGTTTGGTTCGCTGAGGAGAAGGGTTGAAGTAGAGGCAGTGGCTGAGGGTAAAGTCTACGTCGGGCAATATAGGGGAGGTACAATAACTTCAGTGACCATTAGAAAGGATCTAAGGCCTTTGGTGTACAAGAAGTTGGAGAGGAGCTTAAGCTTCCTCCTAAATAGGGTTAAGTACTGGTACTCCACAGGGCTTCCTGCGTTCAGGGACGTGACGATCATTAAGAGGGGCGATTCCTCTGCCCTCTACGTTTCTTACCCTCAGGCTAGGGAGGAGCTCTTAAAGGACAAATTGGATGACATGGTTCCCGACAGGCCCTATTTCTTTGAGACTGGAAACTACAGGTACAAGTATTTTGGATATATCAATACTCAAGAGCTCAGCGACACTCTCTTCAGCGGTGCTGACCAGGTCATAATCTTCCTTAGAAAGGACGTGTCTAAGTTCATAGTTTCCTCCAACTTACCTCTTAACCTACCACAGCAGTACCTTTTACCTTATTCTGACGACAACTCTCCAGACCTCTTCTCCGGATGTATCCTGTGTGGTAAATGCGTTTACGTCTGTCCACACGTAGACCAGAGGGGGGATAAGGATTACTCTCCCCTTGGGTTCTTCATCGCAAAGGCTCAGGGCATGGAGAGCCAGTTCGCCACTTGTAACTTCTGCGGTAAGTGCGAGGAGGTCTGCCCTGCAAAGCTTGAGATCGTGAAAGACCTGAAGGTCAGCTCAAGGCCCAAGGATAAGACCTCGTCCGTCTCCGTCTCCCTTCCCAGCAAGAAAGCCTTGGTAATAACGCCAATATCAGACGGTCTTCTTGAGCAGGCTTTAACTGCGATTAGATACTTCCTCTCAAAGGACGTAAGACTGGGAATAATTACCGTAGACACTACTTTAGAGAAACTAGTTAAAGGTGAGGAAATAAAGGTACCAGAGGGAGTTGAGGAGATCTATACCCTTACCCCTGAGGAGAGAGTTTACTTGCTCCGGGCAAAACCTAGGAATGTGGTGGACGTCATTTTCTTGTTCGATGCTCTACCTAAGGAAGTCAAGGAGAGGCTGAACTCTCTCACCGTTCATAAGACGTGTATGTACAGGGGGGACGTTAAGGGAGATGAAAGCTGCAGTTTCGCGTTTATGGAGATGGTCAACGGTGAGCCGTCCAGGGACTCGAAAGTTACCTCGTCCAAGGTAAGTCTTTGCCCATTAGCTTCCAAGAAGTTGAAGATCTTAAGCTATTTGGACTTGCTTGAGGTCGAGAAGGGGAGTGATCTCACTCAGATACAGAGCGAACTTGTCAACCTCCTAAGCAAGAACCAAGACGTTATCCAGGACCTCTCGTGGTACGAGGGGATAGACGAGGGTATACTGGACTCTTTTATGAACGAGCTCATAGGCTCTTATCTAAAGGGGAAGAATCCAGCTGACTTGGTGTACATTTACGTCAAGATGAACGAGCTTGAGCCCATTAAGGGTTCTAAAGTGAAGGAAATCCTTGAGAAAAAGATTAGGGAGGTATGGACGACCTAA
- a CDS encoding conjugal transfer protein, with translation MGKRKKRSTFYNFVNDGEGFFEEAQAAYDRLQNKAKEVKNIRALEEKKIFSMSRAYEAYSKALLSTYGAIILMPVAILSIGGKSSIRFPRQIQEIESTFRELIKQATSPNIVRKKLSHDPIGGSKIVELLRASSELLRKLGQPELKNLFDEVNTFIKKPTKDRRYEDLSNLKKRITSSFRLRDLNDNIINLLRSCLLPNPNETTGYCKGLSDREKEIIKILLDKPYLLDEILSIMDLGLYALTDTLLYTAYLAHAAKGVAAYSEGRDENDEKYLEETRDHQKEMLENLAQVSNALHEISYNDEFDDFLADINEKARSLLGTDQDD, from the coding sequence TTGGGGAAGCGTAAGAAGAGGTCAACCTTTTACAACTTTGTTAATGATGGTGAAGGTTTCTTTGAAGAGGCCCAAGCTGCATACGATAGACTGCAAAACAAGGCCAAAGAGGTAAAGAATATCCGAGCTCTAGAAGAGAAAAAGATTTTTTCGATGTCAAGGGCTTATGAGGCTTACTCAAAGGCTTTGTTATCTACTTATGGTGCTATTATACTTATGCCCGTTGCAATCCTTTCTATAGGAGGAAAATCTAGTATAAGGTTTCCTAGACAAATCCAGGAAATAGAAAGCACTTTTAGAGAATTGATTAAACAGGCGACTTCACCCAATATCGTAAGGAAAAAGTTAAGTCATGATCCAATAGGAGGATCTAAAATAGTTGAGCTGCTCAGAGCCTCTAGCGAGTTGTTGAGAAAGCTGGGTCAACCCGAGCTAAAGAACCTCTTTGACGAGGTGAACACATTTATAAAGAAGCCCACTAAAGACAGAAGGTACGAAGATCTCTCTAACTTAAAAAAGAGAATTACAAGTTCGTTTAGACTCAGAGATTTAAACGACAATATAATTAATTTATTGAGAAGTTGCTTATTGCCTAACCCTAATGAAACTACTGGTTACTGTAAAGGGCTGAGCGATAGGGAAAAAGAAATAATTAAAATATTGTTGGATAAACCTTACTTATTGGATGAAATTTTAAGCATAATGGATCTGGGCCTTTACGCGCTCACGGACACGCTCCTATATACAGCTTACCTAGCCCACGCCGCTAAAGGGGTAGCCGCTTATTCCGAAGGCAGAGACGAAAATGATGAGAAGTACTTAGAAGAAACCAGGGATCACCAAAAAGAGATGCTCGAAAACCTAGCTCAAGTGAGTAATGCCCTACATGAGATATCATATAACGATGAGTTCGACGACTTCTTAGCTGATATCAACGAAAAGGCTAGATCTCTGTTAGGGACTGACCAAGATGACTGA
- a CDS encoding RNA-guided endonuclease TnpB family protein, giving the protein MGRRAKKGGNEIRATVSMKVSPTAPLLNLISSYERGLRFVLGWLRENRPKKLLKETHDGTYETLRQKFNLPSKVAQDCYRDAIAIYKSWLKNPKRGKYPTIRKVSVWLTPKLSYSIDFDKMVVRITGVGELPILGYPRNLSEYKDWEVKEARLVLKDGKAYLKVSFLKDWKEPGAKDGVAVDINMAELVVGKDDEKYVRIPTRLDDAHHYKSLAESLQKKYEKRWKENDRILNRVRSYHRKARDVLEDSAKKVGKWIAEVAESFNVSAIFLEDLNNLIKNVKKLPSEFRDRLYLVQYRRLQYWIEWQAKKHGLKVVYVDPHYSSTKCPKCGSKMEEVGYRYYRCTSCGYENDRDVIAIMNLYGRGSLTLSTAPQMRDVTPNR; this is encoded by the coding sequence ATGGGCAGGAGGGCTAAAAAGGGTGGGAACGAAATCAGAGCTACAGTCTCTATGAAGGTTTCCCCCACCGCCCCTCTGCTCAACCTCATATCTAGTTATGAGAGAGGTCTTCGTTTCGTTTTAGGATGGCTAAGAGAGAACAGACCAAAAAAGTTGTTGAAAGAGACACACGACGGTACATACGAGACTCTAAGGCAGAAGTTCAACCTACCCTCTAAAGTCGCCCAGGACTGTTATAGGGATGCTATAGCAATCTATAAGTCGTGGTTGAAGAACCCTAAGCGTGGTAAGTATCCTACTATACGCAAAGTCTCTGTCTGGTTAACACCAAAGCTGTCCTACTCTATTGATTTCGATAAAATGGTCGTGAGGATAACAGGAGTCGGTGAGTTACCAATACTAGGCTATCCAAGGAACTTGTCTGAGTACAAGGACTGGGAAGTAAAGGAAGCTAGGTTAGTGCTAAAGGATGGGAAAGCATACCTAAAGGTCTCATTCCTGAAGGACTGGAAGGAACCAGGGGCTAAGGACGGTGTCGCAGTCGACATCAACATGGCTGAACTCGTTGTAGGCAAAGACGATGAAAAGTACGTTAGGATACCCACAAGATTAGATGACGCCCACCACTACAAGTCATTAGCTGAGTCCCTTCAGAAGAAGTATGAAAAGAGGTGGAAAGAGAACGACAGGATCCTCAACAGGGTTAGGTCTTATCACAGGAAGGCTAGGGACGTCTTGGAGGACTCCGCAAAAAAGGTGGGTAAATGGATTGCAGAGGTAGCTGAGTCTTTCAACGTCTCAGCCATCTTCTTAGAGGACTTGAACAACCTCATAAAGAATGTGAAGAAGTTACCCTCTGAGTTCAGAGATAGACTTTATCTCGTGCAGTACCGTAGGCTTCAATATTGGATTGAATGGCAAGCTAAGAAACATGGGTTAAAGGTAGTGTATGTTGACCCTCATTATTCCTCTACTAAATGCCCAAAGTGCGGGAGTAAGATGGAGGAAGTAGGGTATAGATACTACCGTTGCACAAGTTGTGGTTATGAGAACGATAGGGACGTTATTGCAATTATGAACTTATATGGGAGGGGGTCTCTGACCCTCTCGACTGCCCCTCAAATGAGAGATGTAACTCCGAATCGATGA